A single Streptomyces xanthii DNA region contains:
- the mobF gene encoding MobF family relaxase, whose translation MMTVHKLSAGDGYTYYIRETASADQARERGQELGDYYTASGNPPGVWMGAGIDALGVSGTVTEAQMKALYGEGLHPDAERIIAERIAAGDSTKQAMRAARLGRKFMQFKQKDTPFGRMLHEEIERFVRMEKREPNATERAEIRGRVGAVQFRTDHGRSPESKEELGRFIKEQEGGKQRNAVAGFDLVFRAPKSVSVLWALGDESVRRAVEQAHVQAIEETVQWLEQKATMTRTGVNGIAQEDVAGGLIATRFRHYDSRTGDPLLHDHVVVANKVMGADGKWRTLDGGLLFAQNVPASEHYNLRVMEIVCEDLGLRAEAREVTPGKRPVMEIAGVGTDLIEANSTRSQSIKERTAELVAEYRERHGYDPSSKTLTALMQQATLETRPDKKEARPLAELRQAWRESAVEAFGSDRVDNLLRAARVAAQNTRPGAAAVPHLDVHKAAREIIETVSEHRSVWGRRQVFAEAQRWVMAATLGAAPSGDLAEQITDRALAAEVIGITPPDLNPSFPGVARADGTSIYRRRETELYTSVSVLAAEDRIVSAARTQVIPAVSAEVYQAVEDAYQQANPNRRLDAGQRELARTFACSEMLVAAGIGPAGAGKTTAMQVAADAVRASGGRVIGLGPSARAATELSAGLEAPAFSLHDWLGARERLHQGKRVAPEYQLSAGDVIVIDEAGMAGSKRIAAVIAEAQEAGALVRLIGDPFQLAAVESGGALRLLANTVDVVELENLHRFRAPGEAAATLALRSGEPEDAWTWYLNNSRVVAGTREQMLHAIFTDWQADIEQGHTALMMADDNASVTELNTLAQAYRMGRGQLDASQSVDLGEGLQAHRGDLIVTRKNDRRNAVMGGRDFVKNGDQWAIEAVRDNGDLVVRHTDHGGRTVLKAEYVGTFVELGYAATGHRGQGATVDTGSGLVTRRTSRESAYVQVTRGRLKNRVYVVLDEGQTMRDVLDTIASTQRASVSATEAIRAEQDRVYGIPQLASEYNDVHARALSLRYQNMARSVLGASAEAVIAEEAWPAVERALRDAERAGFAPERILFNAFHERDFTDAEDNAAVLSWRIDNHVDDARSVLQRLEEQGTTRPLIDLTDDQLGRLSERAEERRKQALDALHRADARVASQPRPVVVDGLPVPAWPGREYGDLTRLQLSQAIAEARRDARLASLSVVQARRDGRSEDAEAHREEARAAAARLHGLKTEQATRKAMDWVDRAREEWQREPGPGRAHTAGMDGETVAAEMRTNLHAQDEARVRLARAELVDQRVRAEQRLRRLLPDAAEVVPVHTGPLPEWLLPREAERDQYTPTPWVEHLDARRQIIDDRLAQTGAALAANPPEWARSLGPVPPEGTELRDTWERTAALADAWRARRQVRADEPGLGNQPVGERDAAAWQALHEQVAEVGRRARATEAAARRGEALAAAAREETYPTDAEREFAPSGETVTDVLVDEPSVEEDIEVVVEEPEPELVRDDERERDEDLAVEETAVDVVEAAVDAAVDDVAEVVVEEPEPELVRDDERERDEDLAVEETAVDVVEAAVDAADDDVAEVVVEEPEPELVRDDERERDEDLAVEETEEVVVEAAVDAADGQEQEADQEERRHRNEPDRRPYADVPDAELSSTLAYYVEAADAAQEHAAAQEAKAEELRAALEPGGAVERSVAERAARVEAIRELRAAAVELPAMEAANIRRREEALGIEGRLAETTRFGRSAVRGDDRAQLESRLADLRAEQERAAEQITALRQRQAEAERRAGPEAQHDEVLASWERSGGSQEAVLERTLAARRRRAEAAGKEAVTARSEVEKLDAAAATVRQEMNLRDAQPYEQRVAEEARRIQAQQEAARQQSQQQSAQHPGPDEQQSRGGTKR comes from the coding sequence ATGATGACCGTCCACAAGCTGAGCGCTGGGGACGGGTATACGTACTACATCCGCGAGACTGCCAGCGCGGATCAGGCCCGCGAACGCGGCCAGGAGCTGGGCGATTACTACACCGCCAGCGGCAATCCACCGGGCGTCTGGATGGGCGCCGGTATCGACGCCCTCGGCGTCTCCGGGACGGTCACCGAGGCGCAGATGAAGGCGCTCTACGGCGAGGGTCTGCACCCGGATGCCGAGCGCATCATCGCCGAGCGCATCGCCGCCGGAGACAGCACGAAGCAGGCGATGCGGGCCGCCCGGCTGGGCCGCAAGTTCATGCAGTTCAAGCAGAAGGACACGCCGTTCGGGCGGATGCTGCATGAGGAGATCGAGCGCTTCGTGCGGATGGAGAAGCGCGAGCCGAACGCGACGGAGCGGGCCGAGATCCGGGGCCGCGTCGGCGCGGTGCAGTTCCGCACCGATCACGGCCGCAGCCCCGAGTCCAAGGAGGAGCTGGGCCGCTTCATCAAGGAGCAGGAGGGCGGCAAGCAGCGCAATGCAGTCGCCGGATTCGACCTGGTGTTCCGCGCGCCGAAGTCGGTATCCGTGCTGTGGGCGCTGGGGGATGAGAGCGTGCGCCGGGCCGTCGAGCAGGCCCACGTGCAGGCGATCGAAGAGACCGTGCAGTGGCTGGAGCAGAAGGCCACGATGACCCGCACCGGGGTCAACGGCATCGCCCAGGAGGACGTTGCCGGCGGCCTGATCGCCACCCGCTTCCGGCACTACGACAGCCGCACCGGCGACCCTCTCCTGCATGACCACGTGGTGGTCGCCAACAAGGTCATGGGGGCTGACGGCAAGTGGCGCACGCTCGACGGCGGGCTGCTGTTCGCGCAGAACGTGCCCGCCAGCGAGCACTACAACCTGCGCGTCATGGAGATCGTCTGTGAAGACCTCGGGCTGCGGGCAGAGGCCCGGGAGGTCACCCCTGGCAAGCGCCCGGTTATGGAGATCGCCGGGGTCGGCACGGACCTCATCGAGGCCAACTCAACCCGTTCGCAGAGCATCAAGGAGCGCACCGCCGAGCTGGTGGCGGAGTACCGGGAGCGGCACGGTTACGACCCGTCGAGCAAGACCCTCACAGCCCTGATGCAGCAGGCCACGCTGGAGACACGACCGGACAAGAAGGAGGCCCGGCCGCTCGCGGAACTGCGCCAGGCATGGCGGGAGTCGGCCGTCGAAGCGTTCGGTTCCGACCGCGTGGACAACCTCCTCCGTGCTGCCCGGGTGGCGGCGCAGAACACTCGTCCGGGCGCTGCTGCCGTGCCGCATCTGGACGTGCACAAGGCCGCCCGAGAGATCATCGAGACGGTCTCGGAGCACCGCAGTGTGTGGGGCCGGCGGCAGGTCTTCGCCGAGGCCCAGCGGTGGGTCATGGCGGCCACACTCGGTGCCGCACCGAGCGGTGACCTGGCCGAGCAGATCACCGATCGCGCGCTCGCGGCCGAGGTCATCGGCATCACTCCGCCGGACCTCAACCCCAGCTTCCCGGGGGTGGCCCGAGCGGACGGAACGAGCATCTACCGCCGCCGGGAAACCGAGCTCTACACCTCCGTCAGCGTCCTCGCGGCCGAGGACCGGATCGTCTCCGCCGCCCGTACACAGGTGATTCCAGCGGTGTCCGCGGAGGTCTACCAGGCCGTCGAAGACGCCTACCAGCAGGCCAACCCGAACCGCCGCCTGGACGCGGGCCAGCGCGAGCTCGCCCGCACCTTCGCGTGCAGCGAGATGCTCGTAGCGGCGGGCATCGGCCCGGCCGGTGCGGGCAAGACGACCGCCATGCAGGTAGCCGCCGATGCAGTCCGCGCGAGCGGCGGCCGCGTCATCGGTCTGGGTCCCTCTGCCCGCGCTGCCACTGAGCTTTCCGCCGGTCTGGAGGCCCCGGCCTTCTCGCTGCATGACTGGCTCGGAGCCCGCGAGCGGCTTCACCAGGGCAAGCGCGTGGCCCCCGAGTACCAGCTGTCTGCCGGCGACGTCATCGTGATCGACGAGGCAGGCATGGCGGGCAGCAAGCGCATCGCCGCCGTCATTGCGGAGGCCCAGGAGGCCGGTGCGCTGGTCCGTCTGATCGGTGACCCCTTCCAGCTCGCCGCCGTGGAATCCGGCGGTGCTCTGCGACTGCTCGCCAACACCGTCGACGTCGTCGAGCTGGAGAACCTGCACCGGTTCCGTGCACCCGGAGAAGCGGCCGCCACCCTCGCCCTGCGCAGCGGCGAACCCGAGGATGCGTGGACCTGGTACCTGAACAACAGCCGCGTCGTCGCTGGTACGCGCGAGCAGATGCTGCACGCCATCTTCACCGACTGGCAGGCCGACATCGAGCAGGGCCACACGGCGCTGATGATGGCGGACGACAACGCCAGCGTCACCGAGCTCAACACCCTCGCGCAGGCATACCGGATGGGCCGGGGGCAGCTCGACGCCAGCCAGAGCGTCGACCTCGGCGAGGGCCTCCAGGCCCACCGCGGCGACCTCATCGTCACCCGCAAGAACGACCGCAGGAACGCGGTCATGGGCGGCCGAGACTTCGTCAAGAACGGCGACCAGTGGGCCATCGAGGCCGTCCGGGACAACGGCGACCTGGTCGTACGGCACACCGACCACGGCGGCCGGACCGTGCTGAAGGCCGAGTACGTCGGGACCTTCGTCGAACTCGGCTACGCAGCCACCGGCCACCGGGGCCAGGGCGCCACCGTGGACACCGGAAGCGGCCTCGTCACCCGCCGCACCAGCCGCGAGTCCGCCTACGTGCAGGTGACCCGAGGCCGCCTGAAGAACCGTGTCTACGTCGTCCTGGACGAAGGCCAGACGATGCGGGACGTGCTCGACACGATCGCCTCCACCCAGAGGGCATCGGTCTCCGCGACCGAGGCCATCCGGGCCGAGCAAGACCGGGTGTACGGCATTCCCCAGCTGGCTTCCGAGTACAACGACGTGCACGCCCGTGCGCTGTCGCTGCGCTACCAGAACATGGCCCGTTCCGTCCTGGGGGCGAGTGCCGAGGCCGTCATCGCCGAAGAGGCATGGCCTGCGGTCGAGCGTGCCCTGCGTGACGCCGAGCGCGCCGGTTTCGCTCCCGAGCGCATCCTCTTCAACGCGTTCCACGAACGGGACTTCACCGACGCCGAGGACAACGCCGCGGTGTTGAGCTGGCGGATCGACAACCACGTGGACGACGCCCGCAGCGTTCTCCAGCGCCTGGAGGAACAGGGCACGACCCGGCCCCTGATCGACCTGACGGACGACCAGCTTGGCCGTCTGTCCGAGCGAGCCGAGGAGCGGCGCAAGCAGGCACTCGACGCGCTGCACCGGGCCGATGCCCGCGTGGCCAGCCAGCCCCGGCCGGTGGTCGTGGACGGTCTTCCCGTGCCGGCCTGGCCGGGGCGGGAGTACGGAGACCTCACCCGGCTCCAGCTCTCACAGGCCATTGCGGAGGCCCGTCGCGACGCCCGCCTCGCCAGCCTCTCCGTCGTCCAGGCCCGGCGCGACGGCCGGAGCGAGGACGCCGAAGCACACCGTGAGGAGGCCCGCGCGGCGGCCGCTCGTCTGCACGGCCTGAAGACTGAGCAGGCCACCCGCAAGGCCATGGACTGGGTCGACCGCGCCCGCGAGGAGTGGCAGCGCGAGCCGGGGCCCGGCCGTGCCCACACCGCGGGCATGGACGGCGAGACGGTCGCCGCGGAGATGCGCACCAACCTCCATGCGCAGGACGAGGCCCGGGTGCGGCTGGCTCGCGCCGAGTTGGTCGACCAGCGGGTGCGGGCCGAGCAGCGGCTTCGCAGGCTCCTGCCCGACGCGGCCGAGGTCGTCCCGGTTCACACCGGGCCGCTCCCCGAGTGGCTGCTGCCGCGCGAGGCGGAGCGTGACCAGTACACCCCCACCCCGTGGGTCGAGCACCTGGACGCGCGCCGTCAGATCATCGACGACCGCCTTGCCCAGACCGGGGCCGCTCTGGCGGCCAACCCGCCGGAGTGGGCTCGCAGCCTCGGGCCGGTTCCGCCCGAGGGAACCGAGCTGCGCGACACCTGGGAGCGCACGGCCGCGCTCGCCGACGCATGGCGGGCCCGGCGCCAGGTCCGGGCGGATGAACCCGGTCTCGGCAACCAGCCGGTGGGGGAGCGGGACGCGGCGGCCTGGCAGGCGCTGCACGAGCAGGTTGCCGAGGTCGGGCGTCGGGCACGAGCCACCGAGGCAGCCGCCCGCCGTGGCGAGGCCCTCGCTGCGGCGGCCCGGGAAGAGACGTACCCGACCGATGCTGAACGCGAGTTCGCCCCGTCAGGTGAGACCGTCACCGATGTCCTTGTGGATGAGCCGTCCGTGGAGGAGGACATCGAGGTCGTGGTGGAGGAGCCGGAGCCCGAGCTGGTCCGTGACGACGAGCGGGAGCGCGACGAGGACCTGGCCGTCGAGGAGACCGCGGTGGACGTGGTCGAGGCGGCGGTGGACGCTGCGGTCGACGACGTCGCCGAGGTCGTGGTGGAGGAGCCGGAGCCCGAGCTGGTCCGTGACGACGAGCGGGAGCGCGACGAGGACCTGGCCGTCGAGGAGACCGCGGTGGACGTGGTCGAGGCGGCGGTGGACGCTGCGGACGACGACGTCGCCGAGGTCGTGGTGGAGGAGCCGGAGCCCGAGCTGGTCCGTGACGACGAGCGGGAGCGCGACGAGGACCTGGCCGTCGAGGAGACCGAGGAGGTCGTGGTCGAGGCGGCGGTGGACGCTGCGGACGGACAGGAGCAGGAGGCCGACCAGGAGGAGCGCCGGCACCGCAACGAGCCGGACCGGCGCCCGTACGCAGACGTGCCCGATGCCGAGCTCTCCTCGACGCTCGCCTACTACGTCGAAGCGGCCGACGCCGCTCAGGAGCACGCTGCCGCCCAGGAGGCGAAGGCGGAGGAACTGCGGGCCGCTCTGGAGCCGGGCGGTGCGGTCGAGCGGAGCGTGGCCGAGCGGGCGGCCCGGGTCGAGGCCATCCGGGAACTGCGGGCGGCGGCCGTGGAGCTGCCCGCCATGGAGGCCGCCAACATCCGGAGGCGTGAGGAAGCTCTGGGGATCGAGGGACGCCTGGCCGAGACCACGCGCTTCGGGCGGTCCGCTGTGCGGGGCGACGACCGGGCCCAGTTGGAGAGCCGTCTGGCCGACCTTCGGGCGGAGCAGGAGCGGGCGGCCGAGCAGATCACCGCTCTGCGGCAGCGGCAGGCCGAGGCCGAACGGAGGGCCGGCCCGGAGGCTCAGCACGATGAGGTGCTGGCTTCGTGGGAACGCAGTGGCGGGTCGCAGGAGGCGGTGCTGGAGCGCACCCTGGCCGCTCGCCGGCGGCGTGCCGAGGCCGCGGGCAAGGAGGCGGTGACCGCGCGGAGCGAGGTCGAGAAGCTCGACGCAGCCGCCGCGACCGTCCGGCAGGAGATGAACCTCCGCGACGCGCAGCCGTACGAGCAGCGCGTCGCCGAGGAGGCCCGGCGTATCCAGGCCCAGCAGGAGGCTGCCCGGCAGCAGTCTCAGCAGCAGTCCGCGCAGCACCCTGGCCCTGACGAGCAGCAGAGCCGGGGCGGGACCAAGCGGTGA
- a CDS encoding HNH endonuclease encodes MARGGIERALEYVAERSVLVPHGCRYWVRSLTTDGYAKAVVTEAGRERTVRVHRWLMELLHGPPPPRTITAHSCNESLCVALDHLSNATQRTNMRQMADQGRAAGRAHLGYADTRGSLGRAQAIQAALRDGLDLDALAAAMLAGEARPLVRQALANGYDAEAYLAAVRASDPSSALVPLFPAEAAEEAPGAPEDGQMSLF; translated from the coding sequence GTGGCCAGGGGCGGCATCGAGCGAGCACTGGAGTACGTCGCCGAGCGCAGCGTGCTGGTGCCACACGGATGCCGATACTGGGTCAGGAGCCTGACGACGGACGGCTACGCGAAGGCCGTCGTGACCGAGGCCGGACGCGAACGCACGGTGCGGGTGCACCGGTGGCTGATGGAACTGCTGCACGGCCCGCCCCCACCGCGCACGATCACCGCGCACAGCTGCAACGAGTCACTGTGCGTCGCGCTCGACCACCTGTCGAACGCCACCCAGCGCACGAACATGCGGCAGATGGCAGACCAGGGACGCGCGGCCGGCCGGGCACACCTCGGCTACGCCGACACCCGCGGCTCCCTGGGCCGTGCGCAGGCCATCCAGGCCGCACTCCGCGACGGGCTGGACCTGGACGCGCTCGCCGCCGCGATGCTCGCGGGCGAGGCACGCCCGCTCGTCCGCCAGGCCCTGGCGAACGGGTACGACGCGGAGGCGTACCTCGCCGCCGTGCGTGCCTCCGATCCGAGCTCCGCGCTCGTACCGCTCTTTCCGGCGGAGGCGGCCGAGGAGGCCCCCGGCGCACCGGAGGACGGACAGATGTCGTTGTTCTGA
- the dndC gene encoding DNA phosphorothioation system sulfurtransferase DndC, with protein sequence MDEAIQELLAEIRELYLADGTPWVVGYSGGKDSTITAQLVWMALAGLPVEQRTKPVHVISTDTLVENPVVAAWANRSLEAMRTAAAAQQLPIEAHRLTPELEDTFWVNLIGRGYAAPRPKFRWCTERLKIRPSNKFIIDVANKYGQVILVLGIRKAESTTRRRTMERHEKGRVRDRLSPHGSLPGSLVYSPVEAWTTDEVWMALMQYPNPWGHSNKDLLAMYRGASEDSECPLVVDTSTPSCGDSRMGCWTCTMVEQDKSLKAMVTNDEELDWMRPLLALRDALDIEDDRHLRDFRRMNGTLMIHRDRLVHGPYTQSAREDWLRRLLEAQTKIRARGPEYVRDITLITLDELHLIRRIWVFKKHEVEDNLPTIYEEATGEPFPGRPLDETIAFNAAQSMIDTLREVCGDDEEEFLRVRALLEVERIYNSSTRRAGLYDALEKVLMKHGFEDEEDALAFARFRRGEPAKEQGALF encoded by the coding sequence ATGGACGAGGCCATTCAGGAGCTGCTCGCCGAGATCCGCGAGCTCTACCTGGCCGACGGCACTCCCTGGGTCGTCGGCTATTCCGGCGGCAAGGACAGCACCATCACGGCTCAGCTGGTGTGGATGGCCCTGGCCGGCCTGCCCGTCGAGCAGCGCACCAAGCCGGTGCACGTCATCTCCACGGACACCCTGGTCGAGAACCCCGTGGTCGCCGCGTGGGCGAACCGGTCCCTGGAGGCCATGCGCACCGCGGCCGCCGCCCAGCAGCTGCCCATCGAGGCCCACCGCCTCACCCCGGAACTCGAAGACACCTTCTGGGTCAACCTCATCGGGCGCGGCTACGCCGCACCTCGGCCCAAGTTCAGGTGGTGCACCGAGCGGCTAAAAATCCGGCCCTCGAACAAATTCATCATTGACGTGGCCAACAAGTACGGACAGGTGATCCTCGTCCTCGGCATCCGCAAGGCGGAGTCCACCACCCGGCGCCGGACGATGGAACGGCACGAGAAGGGCCGCGTCCGAGACCGGCTCAGCCCGCACGGCAGCCTGCCCGGATCACTCGTCTACTCGCCGGTCGAGGCGTGGACCACCGACGAGGTATGGATGGCCCTGATGCAGTACCCCAACCCCTGGGGCCACTCCAACAAGGACCTGCTGGCGATGTACCGCGGCGCCTCCGAGGACAGCGAGTGCCCCCTGGTCGTCGACACCTCCACCCCCAGCTGCGGCGACAGCCGCATGGGCTGCTGGACCTGCACGATGGTCGAGCAGGACAAGAGCCTGAAGGCGATGGTCACCAACGACGAGGAACTCGACTGGATGCGGCCCCTGCTGGCCCTGCGCGACGCCCTCGACATCGAGGACGACCGCCACCTGCGGGACTTCCGCCGCATGAACGGCACCCTCATGATCCACCGGGACCGTCTGGTCCACGGCCCCTACACCCAGAGCGCCCGCGAGGACTGGCTGCGCCGCCTGCTGGAGGCACAGACGAAGATCCGCGCCCGCGGCCCGGAGTACGTCCGCGACATCACCCTGATCACGCTCGACGAGCTGCACCTGATCCGCCGGATCTGGGTGTTCAAGAAGCACGAGGTCGAGGACAACCTCCCCACCATCTACGAGGAGGCCACGGGCGAGCCGTTCCCCGGCCGCCCCCTGGACGAGACGATCGCCTTCAACGCGGCCCAGTCGATGATCGACACCTTGCGCGAGGTCTGCGGCGACGACGAGGAGGAGTTCCTCCGCGTCCGGGCCCTGCTGGAGGTCGAGCGGATCTACAACTCCTCCACCCGCCGCGCCGGCCTGTACGACGCCCTGGAGAAGGTCCTCATGAAGCACGGCTTCGAGGACGAGGAGGACGCTCTCGCCTTCGCCCGCTTCCGCCGCGGCGAGCCCGCCAAGGAGCAGGGGGCACTGTTCTGA
- a CDS encoding DUF6884 domain-containing protein, translated as MHTSTPPPDEERTGTTAEAPSAPPPAAAGPVVVIPCSATKRPVPDGQKIPAEELYQGLYFTKCLTAARAIPGGRVLILSGRFGLIAPRTRITTYEQRLNPRDVDHAKHRAQADAMGQAVRHAPEVIALAGKDYAAAVAAVWPHAVRPLAGAGIGVQLQRLTRIAEAADPRAAALAYATAAAAR; from the coding sequence GTGCACACCAGCACCCCGCCCCCCGACGAGGAGAGGACCGGCACCACTGCCGAGGCCCCTTCCGCCCCGCCGCCCGCAGCAGCCGGCCCCGTCGTGGTGATCCCGTGCAGCGCCACCAAGAGGCCGGTCCCTGATGGCCAGAAGATCCCCGCCGAGGAGCTGTATCAGGGCCTGTACTTCACCAAGTGCCTCACGGCCGCCCGCGCCATCCCTGGCGGAAGGGTCCTGATCCTCAGCGGCCGGTTCGGGCTGATCGCCCCGCGCACCCGCATCACCACGTACGAGCAGCGGCTGAACCCCCGCGACGTCGACCACGCCAAGCACCGCGCCCAGGCCGACGCCATGGGGCAGGCCGTACGCCACGCGCCCGAGGTGATCGCGCTCGCCGGCAAGGACTACGCCGCCGCGGTCGCCGCCGTCTGGCCGCACGCGGTGCGGCCCCTCGCGGGCGCCGGCATCGGCGTCCAGCTCCAGCGGCTGACCCGCATCGCCGAAGCCGCCGACCCCCGGGCCGCCGCCCTGGCCTACGCCACCGCGGCGGCCGCCCGCTGA
- a CDS encoding DUF6197 family protein has translation MTGIRYSPDSVLVPTTPGALLEWAATHITHVGIYQSRHSLFSGPGRLAHRRCSVGGALDVAAGRDRMAPDRPYDLEAIGATLDDAYRILAEHLEGGPVPIPPGCDPTAHHKTVVHLWTLAPGRTAQQAAAALRAAAETAEAADRLF, from the coding sequence GTGACCGGCATCCGCTACTCGCCCGACAGCGTCCTGGTCCCGACCACCCCCGGCGCCCTGCTGGAGTGGGCCGCGACCCACATCACCCACGTCGGCATCTACCAGAGCCGACACAGCCTCTTCAGCGGCCCCGGCCGCCTCGCCCACCGCCGATGCTCCGTCGGCGGCGCACTCGACGTCGCCGCCGGCCGCGACCGCATGGCCCCCGACCGCCCGTACGACCTGGAGGCGATCGGCGCCACCCTCGACGACGCGTACCGCATCCTCGCCGAACACCTCGAAGGCGGCCCCGTTCCCATCCCGCCCGGCTGCGATCCGACGGCGCACCACAAGACGGTCGTCCACCTGTGGACCCTCGCGCCCGGCCGCACCGCCCAGCAGGCGGCCGCAGCCCTCCGCGCGGCCGCCGAGACCGCCGAGGCCGCCGACCGGCTGTTCTGA